The sequence ATTACCTCCAGTTGCCTCTGCGGCATTATTTTCAACCATTACCACACGAAAGGCACGAAAAGGAAATTTAATCACAGAGACGCGGAGGTCACAGAGGTTTTAAGGCAAAAGGCCTGCTGTTCTTCGTGACTATGGGGCTATATTGGATCTCGCAGAGGCGCAAAGGCGCGGAGAAATACAGAATTGGTGCTAAGAGCTGAGATGTAAAGAGCCTATAAACTTCTGTGCTCTTTGTGTCTCGGTGGTGAATAACTTGATATTCATAATTCCATCACTCTCCCCTGCGTTTCCGGACAAACAGCTATTAAAACCAGCGGAAACATTATTGTCAGGGGTACGGAGGCCCTGTCGTTTGTTCTTGGGCTATTACCCAATTCTCTGCGTCAGGGTATGGGTCTCGCCGGCTTGTAAGGTCTTACCCCGAGTTACTGCCGTTTCGATACACAGCATATGCTGATATTCCTGCTCCGGCATATCGGCCATTTCGGCGGCTTTTTGCAGGCCGGGATTCCAGACTACAATGCTGTCGTGACCCGAAGAGCCAATAGCCATTTGCTGCACGTTATCCTCTAACACAACCTTGTCGGCAGTACACAGGTGAATACGATCTGTTTCGGCAAGGATGTTGTAGGGAGATGGGGTAGGTAGCAGGCTGTTCTGTTGCACCTTGTCGATATACTGGCCGCTTAACCCCTGTATCTGAACCTGGCTGATATCACTGACCTTAAAGTAGCTGTGTAGTGCAGCGCGGAATTCAAAAGCGCTGTGGCCGGTGTTTCTGGTGACCAGGCTAATGCTTAACTGTTCGCCGACGTGGATAACCAGTGAGACCTCAGCATCGCCTTCAAATCCTTTGCCTGTGCTTTGCACTGGCTGAAGCACCAGTTCAGTACAATCAGAGGCATCATTGATATGCACGATATTCCAGGGCTGAGTGCGCAAATAGCCATGGGCAGGCAGGCCAGGCTGCTGATGGGCAGCAAACCAGGGCCAGCAAACCGGGATACCGCCGCGAATGGCTTTGGTGCCGTCCATGATTGCCTCAGGACTCAGCCACAAACGTTCGAGGTTATCCTTCTTTGGTATAAAACTGAGCATATGGCCACCGTAAAGCGACAATACCGCAGTGGCGGACTGATTATCCACATTGACTAACTCCAGGCCCTTATCTGAAGTACGTTGAGACACATGAGCGGACAGTTTCACCGGATTCTCCTTCGCAATAAAAAAGCGGCCTGAGGCCGCTTTATATAATATTAGTTAAGATTTAATTTAACAATCAAAGGCTTAGCCAGTATTGTGCATTATCCAGCATACGATTACTAAAGCCCCATTCGTTATCATACCATGACATCACTTTGACCAGGTTACCCTGCACCTTGGTCTGGGTGGCATCAAAGATAGACGAGTAAGGAATATGATTAAAGTCAACGGACACCAGAGGCAGCTCGTTTATCGACAGCACTTCATTCATGGGAGATTTCGCTGCGGCATCGGCGATGATTTTATTCACCTCTTCAACGCTGGTTTCGCGGCTGGCAACGAAGTTCAGATCGACCACAGAGACATTGATTACCGGTACCCTTACAGCCATACCGTCCACTTTGCCGTTCAGTTCCGGCACAACCAGGCCTACTGCGGCAGCGGCGCCTGTTTTGGCGGGGATCATAGACATAGCAGCAGCGCGGGCACGGCGTACATCGGTGTGATAGACGTCGCTTAAGCGCTGATCATTGGTGTAGGCATGGATAGTGGTCATCAGGCCATTTTCGATGCCCAGAGCGTCATTCAGGGGCTTGGCGATAGGGGCCAGGCAGTTGGTGGTACAGGATGCGTTGGAAATAACCGTCATATCGGAGGTCAGCACATCATGGTTAACACCATATACTACAGTGGCATCCACTTCTTTACCCGGAGCAGAAATAATGACTTTTCTGGCGCCAGCCTGAATGTGCATTTCGGCATCAGATTTTTTGGTAAACAGGCCGGTACATTCGAAGACAACATCAATACCCAGCTCTTTCCAGGGTAAATCAGCAGGGTTGCGCTCGCTGAAGGTGAGGATCTTGTCATCATTGATATAAATTGCCTGATCATCATGATTAACCTTAGCCCCAAAGCGCCCATGAGCGGTATCATACTTAACCAGATGGGCGTTAATGGCGGCGTCGCCTAAATCATTGATGGCAACAATTTGCAGATCGTAGTTTTTTTCTGCTTCGTAGAGGGCACGTAAAACGTTACGGCCTATACGTCCAAAACCGTTAATCGCGACTTTAATTGTCATTTGGACTCCTTATTCGCTGTTTATGTGAAAATTAATTACAGAAATTATGGATCAAACTGCCGGATAAGGCAAAAATATGTCAGAATAATGTTGTTAAATTACAATGATGGTTGTGTGCAAAGGACAACGGCATGAGCTATGTTAGATTTCTTACAACTATTCAGCCTGCACACCAACCCCTTTGAGGTGTTAATAATTGATGAAAGTATCACTGACCGATCAACTCGCCGAACTGCGCGGAATCGAATCTAATTACATTGATGCCTGGGGCAAGCCCATGGAGGTTGAGCCCCAAAGCAAACATCGCATTCTCGAAGCTATGGGGTACGATCTCAAAGACGAGCAGCAATTACAGCATCAAATTCAGCAGGAGTCAGAGCAGGCCTGGCTGGAACCTCTTGATCCGGTCATGGTAAAACGCCAGAACGAACAGCTGGTGATTGCCCTGCGCTTACCCATAGAACTGGTCAATGATGAGATGATCCTGCGCATTCACACGGAGCAGGGTGCAGAGGTTGAACAGCGGGTAGTGGCGGCTGAGGGAGAACTGATCGATGCGGCGCATATCCAGGACGGCGAATTTCAGGAATACCTGATCGATGTCAATCAGTCACTGGAGCTTGGATATCATCAGCTCAGTCTGCTGGCGGAGGATGAAGACGAAATCGCATCCATGCGCCTGATTATCGCCCCGCAGGCCTGTTATAAACCTGAAGCCATCGACAGGGGGCAGAAAGTCTGGGGCTTAAGTGTGCAGCTATATTGTCTGCGCAGCGAACATAACTGGGGCATCGGTGATTTTTCAGATCTCTGTTATCTGCTTGAACAGGCAGCAGAGCAGGGGGCCCACTTTGTGGGGCTTAACCCTATTCATGCGCTGTATCCGGCCAACCCTGATGCCTGCAGTCCCTATGCTCCGTCTTCCCGTCGCTGGCTGAACTTTATCTACCTGGATGTGACAGCTATTGACGGATTTGAACAGCCAGAAGTGCAGAAGCTGGTGAACAGCAGTGAATTCCAGGCACGGCTTGGTCATCTGCGCAATGTCGATTACGTCGATTATCAGGGCGTAACTGAACTTAAACTGCAGGCACTGGATCTGTTGTTTGAGCATTACAATCAGCAATACCTTAAAGGCAATACCAGACAGAACCGGTCGTTTAAGGCCTTTACAGAAGCAGGCGGCGAAAGCCTGCAAATATTGGCCTGTTATGACGCCTTGCAGGAACACCTGAAAAAGCAGGGTAAGGATTACTGGGGCTGGCCGGTATTTCCCAAGGGTCTGCAGGAATATCATTTACCTGAAGTCGCCAAATTCAGAAAAGCCCATGGCCAGCGAATTAAGTTCTATCTGTTTTTGCAGTGGCAGGCCGCATTGCAACTGGAAAAAGCCCACAAGCTGGCAGAGCAAAAACAGATGTGTATCGGCATTTATCGTGATTTGGCCGTAGGTGTGAGTGAAGGTAGCGCTGAGATATGGGGTAACAAAGCCTTATATGCCACCGACGCCAGTGTCGGTGCGCCGCCTGATATTCTCGGTCCTCTGGGCCAGGACTGGGGCTTGCCACCTATGGATCCCCAGCAGCTTTACCGTCAGCAGTATCAGCCTGTTATCGATCTGTTCCGTTCCAATATGCAGTCCTGCGGTGCCTTACGTATTGATCATGTGATGGCGCTGCTACGTTTGTGGTGGGTGCCTAAAGGCAACAGTGCCAAAAAAGGCAGTTATGTCTATTATCCGGTTGATGATTTGCTGGGGATCCTGGCGCTGGAAAGTCAGCGTAATCAGGTATTAGTGATAGGAGAAGATCTGGGCACGGTACCGGAAGAGATACGACAGACCCTTGCCAGTAACGGTGTGTATTCTTACCGGGTATTCTTTTTTGAACAGGCAGAAGACGGCGGATTCTTCTCGCCTGGCCATTACCCTGAGCAGTCCATGGCGACGCTGACGACTCATGATATGCCCACCCTCACAGGTTACTGGCATTGTCTGGATCTGGAATTGGGCAAGAGTCTTGATCTTTATCCCTCTGAGGAGATATTGAAGGAACTTTACGATTCCCGCCATGACAACAAACAGCGGATCCTGGACACCCTGCATGGTCATGGTTCAGTGCCTGAGTGGATGGGTCGCTATGTTGAGCAGGTGGGAATGAGTAAAGAGCTGAATCATGGCTTACAGCTGCATATGGCAACCGGCAGCAGTGCTTTGCTGAGCCTGCAACTGGAAGACTGGCTGGAAATGGATAAGCCGGTTAATGTACCGGGAACCAGCTCTGAATATCCTAACTGGCAACGAAAGCTGAGTAAGCCGCTGGAGTCTGTTTTTTCCAGCGAAGCTTTGCAGGGGCTTGCCAGAGGGTTAACCGAACGCAGACAAAACGCAAGTGACGGAGAGTAGTATGAGTCAGGCTGTGGTGAATATCGAGCAATTGGTTCAGGCCTCCTGTGCCACCCCTTTTGCCTGTCTGGGACCCCAGCCTGTGGCGTCGGGCTATGTGATCAATGCCTGGTTGCCAGGTGCTGAAAAGGTCACGGTCAGGGCCATTGAGACGGATAAAAAACTCGGTGATGCAAAGCCCGAAGGTCACAGCAGTCTGTTTCGGCTGACCATTAGCACCGAAGCACCGCCACCGCCTTACTATTATGAGGTATCGGGCAAAGAGGGCGATTATCACAGAGTCGACCCTTATCAGTTTCAGGAGCAGGCTTATCATGCCGTGCATTTTGTCGATCATCTTCCGCAGAATGTTTATAACCAGTTAGGTGCCCAGCTGGTCAGTCTGGATATTGGCCTGGCCGAACCTGTCTGTGGTACCCGTTTTGCAGTGTATGCACCCAATGCTTCAGCCGTATCGCTGATTGGCGAGTTTAACTGGTGGGACGGTTCTGCGTTACCCATGCAAAAAACCGACCTTGGCTATTGGGTCTTGTTTGTTCCCGGCATAGAAGCAGGCAACAGATATAAATACCAGATCAAAGACCGATACGGCAATACTTTACCTCATAAGGCCGACCCGGTCGGCTTTTATGCCGATCAATACCCGTCACATGCCTCTCTTGTTTACGATCATAACCAATATCAGTGGCAGGACGACAGTTGGCGTAAACAGGCCGCAAAAGACAAATACACCAACCCCATGAGCATCTACGAGGTGCACCTGGGTTCGTGGAAACGCAAAATACAGGGTAATGAGGCGCAGTACCTGAGCTATCGGGAGCTGGCAGAGCAGTTGATCCCCTATGTCAAACAGATGGGCTACACCCATATGGAGCTGCTGCCGGTATCTGAATATCCTTTTGACGGCTCCTGGGGGTATCAGCCTGTTGGCCTGTTTGCCCCTACCAGCCGTTTTGGTAACCCTGATGAGTTCAAATATTTTGTCGATCAGTGTCACCAGCAGGGCATAGGTGTGATCATTGACTGGGTGCCGGCCCACTTTCCGGAAGACGGTCATGGCCTGGCCAGATTTGATGGTACCCATGTCTACGAGTACGAAGATCCGCGCAAGGGATGGCATCCGGACTGGAATTCCTGCATCTATGATTTTGGTAAAGACACAGTACGTCAGTTCCTGGTGGCTAATGCGCTGTACTGGGTGGATAAGTTTCATATTGACGGCCTGCGGGTGGATGCCGTGGCCTCGATGCTTTATCTGGATTATTCCCGGGAAGACGGAGAGTGGGTTCCGAATGTGGACGGCGGTAACCATAACTATGAAGCCATCAGCCTGCTCAAGTGGATGAATGAAGAGGTGTATAAAGCCTTCCCTCATGCCATGACGATTGCAGAGGAGTCCACCTCTTTTGCCAAAGTCTCACGCCCTGTGTTTGAAGGGGGCTTAGGCTTTGGCTTTAAATGGAATATGGGCTGGATGCATGACTCACTGCACTATATTACCAAAGATCCGTCCTACCGCCGCTATCATCACAATGAGATGACTTTCTCGATGGTGTATGCCTTTGATGAAAATTTTGTGCTGCCGATCTCCCATGATGAAGTGGTGCACGGTAAAGGCTCACTGCTGCGCAAGATGCCCGGCGATGAATGGCAGCAAGCGGCTAATCAGCGCTGTTATGCCGCCTTTATGTATGGTCATCCGGGCAAGAAATTGAATTTTATGGGCAATGAAATCGGTCAGGCGGCAGAGTGGAACCATGACAGTTCGATCCAGTGGCATTTGCTTGAATTCGACAAGCATCAGGGGATGCAGAAACTCTATCGGCAATTAAATCACCTTTATTGTCAGACACCTTCCTTGTATGAATGTGATCATCAGCCCCACGGCTTTGAATGGATAGATCATCATAATGCAGAGCAGAGTATTCTGTCTTTTATGCGCAAATCCGCCGATGGTCGCCAGAAAGTTTATATTATCAGCAACTTTACACCGGTCCCCAGAGAGCAATTTCGTCTGGGGGTGGATGAGCCAGGTGAGTATGAGGTGCTGCTGAATTCTGATGACGACCAGTACTGGGGCAGTGGCTATGCAACACAAACCAGGCTGAGCGCCGAGTCACAGTCCTGGCATGGACGGGCTCATTCAATTCGCTTTAATTTGCCGCCGCTGGCTACCCTTTATATTCTGTTTAATGCCGATGACTGACCATTACCGGATTAGCGCCGGATATCCCGAACCTCTGGGTGCTACTTTGACCGATGATGGTTGTAATTTTGCCGTGCATGCACCCCAGGCAGTGGTGGTGACCCTGTGTTTTTTCCATGGCGATACCGAAGAGCCATTGTTTGAGGTGGTGCTGCCGGTAAAAACCGGTAAAGTCTGGCATGGTCATATCAGCGGTGTGACAGAGAGTATGCTCTACGGGTACCGGGTAGAGGGACCTGAGCAGCCTCAACAGGGCGAACAGCTGGATGCGCAGAAGCTGTTGATCGACCCCTATGCCCGTTGTCTGAACCGGTCGGCGAGCTGGAACGCCCGCCAGTATGCTGGCGATAGTCAGTTTATGCTGCCCAAGGCGGTAGTTTGTGCACCACCAGAACCCTATCCGTCAGAACTGCGCCCCCGTCATGGCAGTCATGAACTGATTTTGTACGAGGTCCATGTAAAGGGCATCAGTCAGTTACATCCCCGGGTAAAAGAGGCACACAGAGGTAAATATCTTGGTCTGTGTGACCCGGCCGTGATAGGGCACCTACAGGAACTTGGAATTACCGCTGTGCAATTGATGCCGGTAGCAGCCTTTATGCCCGAGCCTTATATTAGCGACAAGGGGCTGACTAACTACTGGGGCTATAACCCGATCAACTTTTTCAGCCCGGATCCCCGTTATGCCGTTGAAGATCCGATAGCAGAATTTAAAACCATGGTGCTAGCCCTGCACCGGGCCGGCATTGAGGTGATTCTGGATGTGGTATTCAACCATACCGCAGAAGGCGGCAGTGACGGGCCCATCTTAAGTTTTAAGGGTTTCGACAACCAGTCTTACTACCTGTTTGAACAAAATGAATTTGGGGTACCTGATTACCAGCGTTATCTGAATAATTCCGGTTGTGGCAATACTGTCAATACCGCTCATCCTGTGGTGATGAAGCTGGTGATGGATGCGTTGCGTTACTGGGTGGAAATCATGGGCGTAGACGGTTTTCGTTTTGACCTGGCGGCGGGATTGGGCAGGGATCCCTATGATTTCAGCACCCAGTCAGGCTTTTTGCGGGCTATTCGTCAGGATCCGGTGCTCTCCCGCACCCGCCTTATTGCCGAGCCCTGGGATATAGGTATGGGCGGATACCGGCTCGGACAGTTTCCGTCACACTGGCACGAATGCAATGATAAATACCGCGATCAGGTGCGTTCATTCTGGCGCGGCGACAAGGGCATGACCAGCTCCTTTGCCACCCGGCTGTTGGGTTCAAGAGATATCTTTCACAAAGGTCATCGCAGTATTCATAGTTCGGTAAATATGATCACCTACCATGATGGTTTTACCCTGCAGGATCTGGTCTCCTATAAAGAACGTCACAACGAAGACAACCTCGAGCAAAACCGTGATGGCCATGGTCATAACCTTTCGGCCAATTATGGTGTGGAAGGACCCAGCAAAGATCAGGAAATCGTCGCCCTGCGTGAACGTCAGAAGCGCAACCTGTTTGCCACCTTATTGTTCTCACAGGGAATCCCCCATATTCTCGGCGGCGACGAACTCAGCCGCAGCCAGCAAGGCAACAATAATGCCTATTGTCAGGACAATGAAATCAGCTGGTGGAACTGGGAGCAGACCCGCCGCAGCACGGATTTTCTTGATTTTTGTAAGATGGTCATACGCCTGCGCAGAGAGAGTGAGCTGTTAAGTCATCTGAACCTGCACGATGACGACTTCAGCAATCAATATAATGTGGAGAAAGTCGGCTGGTATCGCCCGGATGGAGCCAGAAAAGTGGTGGATGACTGGCATGATGAGAATAATCAGGCCTTTGCCGTGGAGCTTAAAGGTGAGGGTGATAAGGCCGAACATTGGTTGTTACTTTTTAATGCCAGTAAGCATGATGTGAAATTTGATTTACCCTCAAAAGACACGGACTGGTACCTGCTGTTGAATACGGCGGATAGCGATTTGTCTGGCTGTGGCGAGAGAGGCTACTGTAGCAAATTCACCCTGGCATATAAAAGCCTGTGCCTGTTTGCTAATAAGGGCACCGCCGAGATGCTGCAAAGAGGCGAGTGAGCGTGCCTTAACCGGCGCTTTGAGATATAATCCCGCGCAATTTTTTATGGCCCCGCCGGGCGTGACAATAAACAGGACGCACAGATGACAGATGATAAGCAGCTTTGTGACATAGGTTTTATTGGCTTGGGGGTGATGGGTAAAAACCTGACCCTTAATCTGGCAGACAACGGCTATCGCATCGCCTGTTTTGACCTGGATCAGACCAAGGTTGACGGCATCCTGGCTCAGGATGCCGCCGAGCGGGGCGATAAGGCCGCCCGTATTGTCGGTTGTCGTTCCTATACTGAACTGTTATCACGACTCAAGGCGCCTCACCTGATTATTGTTTCCGTGCCCGCCGGTGAGCCGGTGGATCATGTGTGTAATCATCTGATTGATGCCGGTATTGGTGCTGATGATATTGTGGTCGACACCGGCAACAGCCTGTGGACGGATTCGGTTGCCAGAGAACAGCACTTTAAGGGCAAGTTTATTTTCTTTTCCACTGCCGTATCCGGCGGTGAAGTGGGTGCCCGGTTCGGGCCCTCACTGATGCCATCCGGCGATCCCTATGCCTGGACCCGGATTAAACCTGTGTGGGAAGCCATCGCGGCTAAAGTGGATCCAGCTACCGGCAAACCACTGCCTGCCAAAGGGCCGGGTCAGCCTGTCACAGAAGGCGAGCCTTGTGCCACCTATATCGGGCCTGTGGGTGCCGGGCACTATGTGAAGATGGTGCACAATGGCATTGAATATGCGGACATGCAGCTGATCTGTGAAGCTTATCAGGTGATGCGTCAGGGACTGGGTATGGCACCGCAAGATATCGCTGCCACCTTCAGAACCTGGAATCAGGGGGTACTGAACAGCTATCTGATTGAAATCAGCGCCGAAGTACTGGAAAAACAGGATGATGAAACCGGTGAACCACTGGTGGATATGATCATGGACAAGGCCGGCCAGAAAGGCACTGGCCTGTGGACCGCGGTCAGTGCCCTGCAGGTTGGCAGTCCGGCGCAAACCATCGCTCAGGCGGTGTTTGCCCGCAGTATTTCCAGTCTTAAAAAGGAGCGGGTGCATGCGGCCACAATGCTTAAAGGTCCTGAACCTGTTGAATTGAGCAGTGATGAGAAACAGCAGGCGGTCAACAATTTGCAGGATGCCCTGTATTGCTCAAAAATCTGCGCCTATGCACAGGGCTTCCAGTTGATGGATATGGCCAGCAAGGAACATGGCTGGAAACTGGACTTTGCCGAGATCGCTAAGATCTGGCGGGCAGGCTGTATTATCCGCGCGGTATTTTTACAGTCTATCACCCAGGCCTATGCCAGTAATGATGAACTGGCGAACCTATTACTGGATCCGTTTTTTGCCAGCCAGATTCAGGCCTTTCAGCGCAACTGGCGTCAGGCTGTGGCCGATGCAACGCTGATGGGCATACCCTGCGCAGCCATGTCATCGGCACTGAATTATTATGACTCATATCGTAGCGAAACCTTACCGGCTAATTTGCTGCAGGGGCAGCGGGATTACTTTGGTGCGCACACTTATGAGCGTGTTGACCAGCCGGAAGGGCGCAAATTCCATATAGAATGGAGCCAACCCGGGCAGCCACAGGTACAAATTAAAAAATAATTACTGAAAGTTTATTACAGTAACAGCGCCATAGGGTTTATTTAAACTGTATGGCGCTCTGACGTTTTAGGGCGCCTTAAAGCGCCCGTCCTGTAGCTGGTCAATGATTTTTTCTGCCTTATTCTCAATCGGTCCGGCTTGTTTGGATTGTTGATGCAGAATCACCTCAATACTGGTCAGATTAAGGTTGTCGACACCAAATTCCCGACCCACGTAGCCCCACAGATAAGCCCAGTCGAATTGCTCTTCCTTCATAAATAAACTGCTCAGACTGCGGAAAATTTCGCTATCGATGTTGTCGTCATCTTCATAGAGCTCCAGCGCCCTGTACAGAAGACGAATGGCTTTGATTCGATCGAACTTGATGTAGTAACTGGCCAGCGCCACCTGCATCTCCGGATACTCCATCTGCGGTGTGTTTTCATAGGCCAGAAAACCTTTTAAGGCCTCCTCATTCTGGAATCGTGACCAGTGGTAATAGAGCAGGTGAGGGCTGTCGACGGCCCGGGTTTGCTGTGCCAGCCGCCTGAGCTCACGCTCTGCAGTGAGCAGGCCTTTGACCCGTTCTGATTTTCTCTCTTTGAGTTTGATATGTTCAATCTGCGAGGCTTTGGCAATGCACTTTTTATAGGCTTCAAAATTCAGCAACTGCTCATAGGTACCGCGATCAGTGGGAGCCTGTGACTGAGCATAACGGTTTTTGATGATCAGGGCTTTTTCTGCCCGGCACCAACTGTCCGGGTTCAGATCTCCGCACATTTGTGGCTGTTGTTTACAGATATCTTTTACTGTTAATGAGTTTAAACCGTCGCAGGCTGTTAGTGTCAGCAACAGCAAACAGAGCAGTGGAGTTTTGTGCATACGCACTCCAAAAATGAAGAAAAATTACCTACAAAAGGCGGCTAAACAGGCTTTTGAGGCCGATATTGAAACTTTATCACAATTTGGCTAGGGCCCACTGTTTCTTTAAAATAGCGGCCGCTTCTGACAATGCCAAGCACTTATATGTCCGGGCAAGCTGAAAATATGGATTTCGGTGACTTCGGGGATAGATTAAATCCGGGGCATTGGCAGTTCGCCGCAGATTTTTTAATCAACTGTAACGACGTAAAGGCTGAGTGAATGAACCACCAACATGAGCAAGAATTACTGAATAGCTGGCAGGAAAGACAGGAATACGCTGAGAAAATGCAGCCCCTGCTGGGTAAGTTATATCGGGACAAAGCGGTTGAAATCAATCTTTATGGGCGCCCTTTGCTGGGAGCCAACAGTATCGATATCATCAAAGCTCATCGTATGGTGCGTCTGCATACCTGCAACAAATTGCGTCTGCGCGAGAGCTGGCCTTTGCTTGAAGCCTTGAGTGAAATGAAGCTGGCACCGGCACAGGTGGATCTGGGTAAACTGGCTTATAACTTTCATTTTACTGACAAAGCGGCCGGCAGGGATGTGCAAAGCTACTTGCGTGACGAGCTGGCACAGATTGTCGATAAAGAAGATGAACACCAGCCTCAGGATGTGGTGCTGTACGGATTTGGCCGTATTGGCCGGTTGCTGGCAAGATTGCTGATTGAGCGTCATGGCCGCAACAATAAACTGCGTCTGCGTGCTGTTGTGGTGCGCGGCGGCAAAGAGGGGGAC comes from Lacimicrobium alkaliphilum and encodes:
- a CDS encoding D-hexose-6-phosphate mutarotase, which codes for MKLSAHVSQRTSDKGLELVNVDNQSATAVLSLYGGHMLSFIPKKDNLERLWLSPEAIMDGTKAIRGGIPVCWPWFAAHQQPGLPAHGYLRTQPWNIVHINDASDCTELVLQPVQSTGKGFEGDAEVSLVIHVGEQLSISLVTRNTGHSAFEFRAALHSYFKVSDISQVQIQGLSGQYIDKVQQNSLLPTPSPYNILAETDRIHLCTADKVVLEDNVQQMAIGSSGHDSIVVWNPGLQKAAEMADMPEQEYQHMLCIETAVTRGKTLQAGETHTLTQRIG
- the gap gene encoding type I glyceraldehyde-3-phosphate dehydrogenase gives rise to the protein MTIKVAINGFGRIGRNVLRALYEAEKNYDLQIVAINDLGDAAINAHLVKYDTAHGRFGAKVNHDDQAIYINDDKILTFSERNPADLPWKELGIDVVFECTGLFTKKSDAEMHIQAGARKVIISAPGKEVDATVVYGVNHDVLTSDMTVISNASCTTNCLAPIAKPLNDALGIENGLMTTIHAYTNDQRLSDVYHTDVRRARAAAMSMIPAKTGAAAAVGLVVPELNGKVDGMAVRVPVINVSVVDLNFVASRETSVEEVNKIIADAAAKSPMNEVLSINELPLVSVDFNHIPYSSIFDATQTKVQGNLVKVMSWYDNEWGFSNRMLDNAQYWLSL
- the malQ gene encoding 4-alpha-glucanotransferase translates to MKVSLTDQLAELRGIESNYIDAWGKPMEVEPQSKHRILEAMGYDLKDEQQLQHQIQQESEQAWLEPLDPVMVKRQNEQLVIALRLPIELVNDEMILRIHTEQGAEVEQRVVAAEGELIDAAHIQDGEFQEYLIDVNQSLELGYHQLSLLAEDEDEIASMRLIIAPQACYKPEAIDRGQKVWGLSVQLYCLRSEHNWGIGDFSDLCYLLEQAAEQGAHFVGLNPIHALYPANPDACSPYAPSSRRWLNFIYLDVTAIDGFEQPEVQKLVNSSEFQARLGHLRNVDYVDYQGVTELKLQALDLLFEHYNQQYLKGNTRQNRSFKAFTEAGGESLQILACYDALQEHLKKQGKDYWGWPVFPKGLQEYHLPEVAKFRKAHGQRIKFYLFLQWQAALQLEKAHKLAEQKQMCIGIYRDLAVGVSEGSAEIWGNKALYATDASVGAPPDILGPLGQDWGLPPMDPQQLYRQQYQPVIDLFRSNMQSCGALRIDHVMALLRLWWVPKGNSAKKGSYVYYPVDDLLGILALESQRNQVLVIGEDLGTVPEEIRQTLASNGVYSYRVFFFEQAEDGGFFSPGHYPEQSMATLTTHDMPTLTGYWHCLDLELGKSLDLYPSEEILKELYDSRHDNKQRILDTLHGHGSVPEWMGRYVEQVGMSKELNHGLQLHMATGSSALLSLQLEDWLEMDKPVNVPGTSSEYPNWQRKLSKPLESVFSSEALQGLARGLTERRQNASDGE
- the glgB gene encoding 1,4-alpha-glucan branching protein GlgB yields the protein MSQAVVNIEQLVQASCATPFACLGPQPVASGYVINAWLPGAEKVTVRAIETDKKLGDAKPEGHSSLFRLTISTEAPPPPYYYEVSGKEGDYHRVDPYQFQEQAYHAVHFVDHLPQNVYNQLGAQLVSLDIGLAEPVCGTRFAVYAPNASAVSLIGEFNWWDGSALPMQKTDLGYWVLFVPGIEAGNRYKYQIKDRYGNTLPHKADPVGFYADQYPSHASLVYDHNQYQWQDDSWRKQAAKDKYTNPMSIYEVHLGSWKRKIQGNEAQYLSYRELAEQLIPYVKQMGYTHMELLPVSEYPFDGSWGYQPVGLFAPTSRFGNPDEFKYFVDQCHQQGIGVIIDWVPAHFPEDGHGLARFDGTHVYEYEDPRKGWHPDWNSCIYDFGKDTVRQFLVANALYWVDKFHIDGLRVDAVASMLYLDYSREDGEWVPNVDGGNHNYEAISLLKWMNEEVYKAFPHAMTIAEESTSFAKVSRPVFEGGLGFGFKWNMGWMHDSLHYITKDPSYRRYHHNEMTFSMVYAFDENFVLPISHDEVVHGKGSLLRKMPGDEWQQAANQRCYAAFMYGHPGKKLNFMGNEIGQAAEWNHDSSIQWHLLEFDKHQGMQKLYRQLNHLYCQTPSLYECDHQPHGFEWIDHHNAEQSILSFMRKSADGRQKVYIISNFTPVPREQFRLGVDEPGEYEVLLNSDDDQYWGSGYATQTRLSAESQSWHGRAHSIRFNLPPLATLYILFNADD
- the glgX gene encoding glycogen debranching protein GlgX is translated as MTDHYRISAGYPEPLGATLTDDGCNFAVHAPQAVVVTLCFFHGDTEEPLFEVVLPVKTGKVWHGHISGVTESMLYGYRVEGPEQPQQGEQLDAQKLLIDPYARCLNRSASWNARQYAGDSQFMLPKAVVCAPPEPYPSELRPRHGSHELILYEVHVKGISQLHPRVKEAHRGKYLGLCDPAVIGHLQELGITAVQLMPVAAFMPEPYISDKGLTNYWGYNPINFFSPDPRYAVEDPIAEFKTMVLALHRAGIEVILDVVFNHTAEGGSDGPILSFKGFDNQSYYLFEQNEFGVPDYQRYLNNSGCGNTVNTAHPVVMKLVMDALRYWVEIMGVDGFRFDLAAGLGRDPYDFSTQSGFLRAIRQDPVLSRTRLIAEPWDIGMGGYRLGQFPSHWHECNDKYRDQVRSFWRGDKGMTSSFATRLLGSRDIFHKGHRSIHSSVNMITYHDGFTLQDLVSYKERHNEDNLEQNRDGHGHNLSANYGVEGPSKDQEIVALRERQKRNLFATLLFSQGIPHILGGDELSRSQQGNNNAYCQDNEISWWNWEQTRRSTDFLDFCKMVIRLRRESELLSHLNLHDDDFSNQYNVEKVGWYRPDGARKVVDDWHDENNQAFAVELKGEGDKAEHWLLLFNASKHDVKFDLPSKDTDWYLLLNTADSDLSGCGERGYCSKFTLAYKSLCLFANKGTAEMLQRGE
- the gndA gene encoding NADP-dependent phosphogluconate dehydrogenase; the encoded protein is MTDDKQLCDIGFIGLGVMGKNLTLNLADNGYRIACFDLDQTKVDGILAQDAAERGDKAARIVGCRSYTELLSRLKAPHLIIVSVPAGEPVDHVCNHLIDAGIGADDIVVDTGNSLWTDSVAREQHFKGKFIFFSTAVSGGEVGARFGPSLMPSGDPYAWTRIKPVWEAIAAKVDPATGKPLPAKGPGQPVTEGEPCATYIGPVGAGHYVKMVHNGIEYADMQLICEAYQVMRQGLGMAPQDIAATFRTWNQGVLNSYLIEISAEVLEKQDDETGEPLVDMIMDKAGQKGTGLWTAVSALQVGSPAQTIAQAVFARSISSLKKERVHAATMLKGPEPVELSSDEKQQAVNNLQDALYCSKICAYAQGFQLMDMASKEHGWKLDFAEIAKIWRAGCIIRAVFLQSITQAYASNDELANLLLDPFFASQIQAFQRNWRQAVADATLMGIPCAAMSSALNYYDSYRSETLPANLLQGQRDYFGAHTYERVDQPEGRKFHIEWSQPGQPQVQIKK